From Thalassovita sp.:
GCATCGTCGAATCCTACTACGACAACGACGGCCTGCCCAATGCAGTTGTGTCGTTCTACTACCCCTACAGCCTGCCCGTTCTGCTGGCGATGCGCCGCAACAACCAGATGGACGTGGTTGTTGAGGGCCGGGTGTTCCACAGTTTCTTCCTGAACGGATTCACCGCGTCTTACCTGAAAATGATGGAAGGCTGCGGCTTCAGCGGTGTGGGCGTCGTTCACTGACGCCCAACCAATTGTCGCCGGATATCGTTACGCTAGGGTGACACCTGCGGCGGTCATGCCTGCCTGTGCGGCGGCCAGGGAACCGTCGAAATCGATGGCCCGGCACAGGTCCTGACGCACAGTGACGGCAAACCCCAGCTTGGCCGCATCCACGGCTGAGAAGTTCACACAGAAATCGGTCGCCAGCCCAACCATCACCAGATCGGTGATGCCCCGGGTGCGCAGGTAGCCTTCCAGCCCGGTTGGGGTGGTCTGATCGTTTTCAAAGAAGGCTGAATAGCTGTCGATCGCCGGGTTGTAGCCTTTGCGGATGATCAGATCGGCGCGGGTGGTGTTAAGATCCTTATGAAACGCCGCGCCGATGCTGCCCTGCACACAATGGTCGGGCCACAGCACCTGCGGACTATAAGGCATATCCACCAGCTCCATCGGGGCCTTGCCCGCGTGGGATGAAGCGAAGGAGCTGTGCCCAGCCGGATGCCAGTCCTGCGTCAGGATCACCGTGTCATGGGCATCAATCAGCGCGTTGATGCCGGGCACGATTTGATCGCCCTCTGGTACTGCAAGGGCGCCGCCGGGGCAGAAATCATTTTGAACATCAATCACAATCAGGGCTTGGGTCATGGTCCATCTCCTTGGTTGGTCAATGGGTAGGCGGCGCAGGCGTGGCGGTCAACGGGTCAGATTGACTCTACCTTGGTACCAAGTTACCAACTGGCGCATGAAACGAATCGAACGTGTACAAACCGGCGTCCGGCTGGAGAAGCGGCTGTTGAAGGTCCTGAAAGGGCTGGCCGAACATCTGGACATGAGCATGGCTGAACTGATCGAGGGCATGGCGCTGCATGCCTTTGAAGGCAAAACACCTTTTGGCCCCGAGACGCTGGCGAAGATTGAGATGCTGAAACAGGTCTATGAGTTGGATCTGACAGCGGATGACAGCCACAAAATCACTGAGGCAACGGAGACCCCGAAATGAACATCTATGCTGAAAAACTGGCGCAGCTTGATGCGGGCACCCTGGACCCGGCGGCCTTTAGCCACCGTGATCACGTCGGCGTCGCGATCGCGGCGCTGCAGCAGGGCGATTTCTATGACGCACTGGCACGCATGTCGCGCGGGTTGCAGCGGCTGACCCTTGCCGCCGGTGTGCCGGAAAAGTTCAACGCGACGGTGACCTTTGCCTCTCTTAGCGTGATTGCTGAGATTGAACCGCAGCCGGGTCAGGACGTTGATACGCTGATTGATCGCCATCCTGACATCATGCGCCCAAGCGTGCTGAAGACACTCTATTCAGACAGCCGGATGCAGTCCGAAATTGCCCGCCGGGTGCCGGTTCTGCCTCTGGCGTCATGACCCT
This genomic window contains:
- the pncA gene encoding bifunctional nicotinamidase/pyrazinamidase encodes the protein MTQALIVIDVQNDFCPGGALAVPEGDQIVPGINALIDAHDTVILTQDWHPAGHSSFASSHAGKAPMELVDMPYSPQVLWPDHCVQGSIGAAFHKDLNTTRADLIIRKGYNPAIDSYSAFFENDQTTPTGLEGYLRTRGITDLVMVGLATDFCVNFSAVDAAKLGFAVTVRQDLCRAIDFDGSLAAAQAGMTAAGVTLA